The Bubalus bubalis isolate 160015118507 breed Murrah chromosome 1, NDDB_SH_1, whole genome shotgun sequence genome includes a region encoding these proteins:
- the DUSP26 gene encoding dual specificity protein phosphatase 26 isoform X1, producing the protein MLIRQPVCQARPRRRRSHGRGAACACDPPPGLRPAPPPELPPGHPPRLTSRTPGAARPPAASKMCPGNWLWASVTFMARFSRSGSRSPVRVRGALEEPPAVQHPFLNVFELERLLYTGKTACNHADEVWPGLYLGDQEIANNHRELRRLGITHVLNASHSRWRGTPEAYEGLGIRYLGVEAHDSPAFDMSVHFQAAADFIHRALSQPGGRILVHCAVGVSRSATLVLAYLMLYHRLTLVEAIKKVKDHRGIIPNRGFLRQLLALDRRLRQGLEA; encoded by the exons ATGCTAATCCGTCAACCGGTCTGCCAAGCCAGACCGAGGCGGCGGCGGAGTCATGGCCGTGGGGCTGCCTGCGCCTGCGATCCGCCTCCGGGACTGAGACCCGCGCCGCCTCCCGAG CTGCCACCTGGACACCCGCCCCGCCTCACCTCGCGCACCCCGGGGGCTGCCAGGCCTCCTGCCGCCTCTAAGATGTGTCCCGGCAACTGGCTCTGGGCTTCGGTGACATTCATGGCCCGCTTCTCCCGGAGCGGCTCGAGGTCTCCAGTCCGCGTGAGAGGCGCCCTGGAGGAGCCGCCCGCCGTCCAGCACCCCTTCCTCAACGTCTTCGAGTTGGAGAGGCTGCTCTACACCGGCAAGACCGCCTGTAACCACGCCGACGAGGTCTGGCCAGGCCTCTACCTCGGAGACCA GGAAATAGCCAACAACCACCGGGAGCTGCGTCGCCTAGGCATCACGCACGTCCTCAACGCCTCTCACAGCCGGTGGCGAGGGACGCCCGAAGCCTACGAGGGGCTGGGCATCCGCTACCTGGGTGTCGAGGCCCATGACTCACCGGCCTTCGACATGAGTGTCCACTTCCAGGCGGCCGCTGACTTCATCCACCGGGCGCTGAGCCAGCCAGGAg GGAGGATCCTGGTGCATTGCGCCGTGGGAGTGAGCCGCTCGGCCACCCTGGTGCTGGCCTACCTCATGCTGTACCACCGCCTCACCCTCGTGGAGGCCATCAAGAAAGTCAAGGACCACCGAGGCATCATCCCCAACCGGGGCTTCCTGAGGCAGCTCCTGGCCTTGGACCGCAGGCTGCGGCAGGGGCTGGAGgcgtga
- the DUSP26 gene encoding dual specificity protein phosphatase 26 isoform X2 — translation MMIMVMLMMKMSILMLPPGHPPRLTSRTPGAARPPAASKMCPGNWLWASVTFMARFSRSGSRSPVRVRGALEEPPAVQHPFLNVFELERLLYTGKTACNHADEVWPGLYLGDQEIANNHRELRRLGITHVLNASHSRWRGTPEAYEGLGIRYLGVEAHDSPAFDMSVHFQAAADFIHRALSQPGGRILVHCAVGVSRSATLVLAYLMLYHRLTLVEAIKKVKDHRGIIPNRGFLRQLLALDRRLRQGLEA, via the exons atgatgataatggtgatgctgatgatgaAGATGTCGATCCTGATG CTGCCACCTGGACACCCGCCCCGCCTCACCTCGCGCACCCCGGGGGCTGCCAGGCCTCCTGCCGCCTCTAAGATGTGTCCCGGCAACTGGCTCTGGGCTTCGGTGACATTCATGGCCCGCTTCTCCCGGAGCGGCTCGAGGTCTCCAGTCCGCGTGAGAGGCGCCCTGGAGGAGCCGCCCGCCGTCCAGCACCCCTTCCTCAACGTCTTCGAGTTGGAGAGGCTGCTCTACACCGGCAAGACCGCCTGTAACCACGCCGACGAGGTCTGGCCAGGCCTCTACCTCGGAGACCA GGAAATAGCCAACAACCACCGGGAGCTGCGTCGCCTAGGCATCACGCACGTCCTCAACGCCTCTCACAGCCGGTGGCGAGGGACGCCCGAAGCCTACGAGGGGCTGGGCATCCGCTACCTGGGTGTCGAGGCCCATGACTCACCGGCCTTCGACATGAGTGTCCACTTCCAGGCGGCCGCTGACTTCATCCACCGGGCGCTGAGCCAGCCAGGAg GGAGGATCCTGGTGCATTGCGCCGTGGGAGTGAGCCGCTCGGCCACCCTGGTGCTGGCCTACCTCATGCTGTACCACCGCCTCACCCTCGTGGAGGCCATCAAGAAAGTCAAGGACCACCGAGGCATCATCCCCAACCGGGGCTTCCTGAGGCAGCTCCTGGCCTTGGACCGCAGGCTGCGGCAGGGGCTGGAGgcgtga